From [Clostridium] symbiosum, a single genomic window includes:
- a CDS encoding ABC transporter permease, whose amino-acid sequence MAKYIAKRIGLAVVTCWLVATLTFFLMNLVPGGPFMAEKALTPQAQQAMMEKYGLDKPLPEQYTIYMGKVLHGDLGPSVKQRGRTVNSIIETKFPVSAKLGGISILIAVLVGIPLGSIAAFKRGKMTDNIIIVFSTCGIAVPSFVISTLLMYVLSFQLEWLPTYGLTSWKHYIMPVTALALYPASYISRLMRSSMLDVLGQDYMRTARAKGVTWFFSVFKHALRNAVLPVVTYLGPLLAYTVTGSFIVEKIFTIPGLGSEFIGAITGRDYPLIMGTTIFLATLIITMNVVVDILYTVIDPRIKLK is encoded by the coding sequence ATGGCAAAATATATTGCAAAGCGTATTGGCCTGGCCGTTGTAACATGCTGGCTGGTAGCCACTCTTACATTTTTCCTGATGAACCTGGTACCAGGCGGCCCATTTATGGCTGAGAAAGCCCTTACACCCCAGGCCCAGCAGGCGATGATGGAAAAATACGGATTGGATAAACCACTTCCGGAGCAATACACAATTTATATGGGAAAAGTACTTCACGGAGATTTAGGTCCCAGCGTAAAGCAGAGAGGCCGTACCGTGAATTCGATTATTGAAACAAAATTTCCGGTTTCGGCAAAACTGGGAGGAATTTCCATTTTGATTGCCGTACTGGTCGGTATTCCGCTCGGGAGTATCGCAGCATTTAAGAGAGGTAAAATGACGGATAACATTATCATCGTTTTCAGTACCTGCGGAATCGCAGTGCCGAGTTTTGTTATCTCCACCCTGCTCATGTACGTACTGTCATTTCAATTGGAATGGCTGCCTACATATGGACTGACATCGTGGAAACACTATATTATGCCCGTAACGGCGCTGGCCTTATACCCGGCTTCCTATATCTCACGTCTGATGCGTTCTTCCATGCTGGATGTCCTGGGACAGGACTACATGAGAACCGCCAGGGCGAAGGGAGTTACCTGGTTTTTCAGCGTATTTAAGCATGCGCTCAGAAATGCCGTACTGCCGGTTGTTACATATCTGGGTCCCCTGCTTGCCTATACGGTTACAGGAAGCTTTATTGTAGAGAAGATCTTTACGATCCCGGGTCTTGGTTCCGAGTTTATCGGCGCCATCACAGGCCGTGACTACCCTCTGATTATGGGTACTACAATTTTCCTTGCTACATTGATTATTACAATGAACGTGGTCGTTGATATCTTGTACACTGTTATCGATCCGCGTATAAAACTAAAATAG
- a CDS encoding ABC transporter permease — protein sequence MDNNKLSFQMDVSDFLPADESEKQSLVVMRESVGFWQDGMRRLKKNKIAMVSLFVVLVIFVLSFIVPTVYPYKYEQQIKTSVNLAPMQYSEAEQAQIDAGEKVFPHILGTDNLGRDYAVRVMMGSRVSLLVGLVASAIILLIGSLYGSISGFFGGWVDMVMMRIVDIIYTVPDVLIIILLAAVLNYPLKDLAQKPGFEWIGIIGVNLISIFIVFALLYWVGMARIVRSQIMILKEQEYVTAARALGASSGRIIRKHLLTNCIGTLIVTTTLQIPSSIFTESFLSFLGLGVNAPMPSLGSLASAAINGLQSYPHRLFAPAFMISVIILSFNLLGDGLRDAFDPKMKN from the coding sequence ATGGACAATAATAAATTATCATTTCAGATGGATGTAAGCGACTTCCTCCCGGCAGATGAAAGTGAAAAACAAAGCCTTGTCGTGATGAGAGAGAGCGTCGGCTTCTGGCAGGACGGAATGCGCCGTTTAAAGAAGAATAAGATCGCCATGGTCAGCCTGTTTGTTGTACTGGTTATCTTTGTGCTTTCATTCATTGTACCAACGGTTTATCCTTATAAATATGAGCAGCAGATTAAGACAAGCGTCAACCTGGCTCCAATGCAGTATTCTGAAGCGGAGCAGGCGCAGATCGACGCAGGTGAGAAAGTATTCCCGCACATTCTCGGCACCGATAACCTGGGACGTGACTATGCGGTCCGCGTTATGATGGGAAGCCGTGTTTCCCTGCTGGTAGGACTTGTCGCATCGGCAATCATTCTTCTGATTGGCTCCCTGTACGGCTCCATTTCCGGATTCTTCGGAGGATGGGTCGATATGGTGATGATGCGTATTGTAGATATTATTTATACGGTCCCCGATGTGCTGATTATCATTCTTCTTGCGGCCGTGCTCAATTATCCCTTAAAGGATTTGGCACAGAAGCCGGGATTTGAATGGATCGGCATCATTGGTGTAAACCTGATTAGTATTTTTATCGTGTTTGCCCTCCTTTACTGGGTCGGTATGGCGCGTATCGTGCGAAGCCAGATCATGATTCTGAAAGAGCAGGAATATGTGACGGCAGCCAGGGCGCTGGGCGCTTCCAGCGGCCGTATTATCAGAAAGCATTTGTTAACCAACTGTATCGGTACTCTGATTGTTACGACAACGCTTCAGATTCCGTCCTCCATCTTTACGGAGAGCTTCTTAAGCTTCCTGGGACTTGGTGTAAATGCGCCGATGCCGTCCCTGGGCAGCCTTGCAAGTGCCGCTATTAACGGTCTCCAGAGCTATCCGCACCGCCTGTTTGCTCCGGCTTTTATGATTTCCGTCATTATCCTGAGCTTTAACCTGTTGGGTGACGGCCTGCGCGATGCATTTGACCCGAAGATGAAGAACTAG
- a CDS encoding ABC transporter ATP-binding protein, with translation MSEYLVDIKNERLSFFTPAGEVKALNDVSIHLKEGEVLGIVGESGSGKSVTAYSLMGLTAYPGKLIGGTLEFNGHRIDEMNEKQMRKIRGEEISIIFQDPMTSLNPVYTIGNQICEMVLLHTKKSKQEARERAKELLTLVGINEPEKRLKQYPHELSGGMRQRVMIAIALACEPKLLIADEPTTALDVTIQAQILELMMELKEKLGMAIIMITHDLGVVASMCDKIAVMYAGKVVEYGTTDDIFYNPSHEYTKGLLRSIPKLNEKEHSRLVPIEGSPVDMLNPPAGCPFAPRCDSCMKICLRQMPEYTDLSDVHYSACWLLQKAEFEKAQGGNK, from the coding sequence ATGAGCGAGTATTTAGTAGATATAAAGAACGAACGCCTTTCTTTCTTCACCCCGGCCGGTGAGGTAAAGGCATTAAACGACGTCTCCATCCATCTGAAGGAGGGCGAAGTCCTGGGAATCGTAGGCGAGTCCGGTTCCGGTAAATCCGTTACCGCGTACAGTCTGATGGGACTGACCGCATATCCGGGAAAATTGATCGGCGGAACCCTGGAATTCAACGGACACCGGATCGATGAGATGAACGAGAAACAGATGAGAAAAATCCGCGGGGAAGAGATTTCTATTATCTTCCAGGATCCGATGACCAGCTTAAACCCCGTATATACGATAGGAAACCAGATCTGTGAGATGGTTCTTCTACATACAAAGAAGTCGAAACAGGAGGCGAGGGAGAGGGCAAAAGAGCTTCTGACACTGGTTGGAATCAACGAACCGGAGAAGAGGCTGAAACAGTATCCCCACGAACTCTCGGGCGGTATGCGCCAGCGTGTCATGATTGCCATCGCACTGGCCTGTGAGCCGAAGCTTCTGATTGCCGATGAGCCGACGACGGCTCTGGACGTTACCATCCAGGCCCAGATTCTGGAGCTGATGATGGAACTGAAGGAGAAGCTGGGTATGGCCATCATTATGATCACCCACGACCTCGGCGTTGTGGCCAGCATGTGTGATAAAATTGCTGTCATGTATGCCGGAAAAGTGGTAGAATATGGTACAACGGACGATATCTTTTACAATCCGTCCCACGAATACACAAAGGGACTGTTACGGAGCATTCCAAAGCTCAATGAAAAAGAGCACAGCCGGCTTGTCCCAATCGAGGGAAGCCCGGTCGATATGCTGAATCCTCCGGCAGGATGTCCTTTCGCACCAAGGTGTGATTCCTGTATGAAGATCTGCCTGCGCCAGATGCCGGAGTATACCGATCTTTCGGATGTTCATTACAGCGCCTGCTGGCTGCTTCAGAAGGCAGAATTTGAAAAAGCACAGGGAGGTAATAAGTGA
- a CDS encoding oligopeptide/dipeptide ABC transporter ATP-binding protein, which produces MEDKRLVEVQNLKQYFPVASSKLFEKKVVKAVDNVSFYLNKGETLGLVGESGCGKTTTGRTLLRLHEPTSGRILYDGETIFDSGDVPVYGEDGKPQTADGKPVYGKKTAVNMLPYRRKMQIVFQDPYASLDPRMTVADIVGEAIDIHKLASGKKDRQERIIEMLRRVGLNSEHANRYPHEFSGGQRQRVGIARALAVNPEFIVCDEPVSALDVSIQAQVVNMFEELQEEMGLTYLFIAHDLSIVKHISNRIGVMYLGNLVELADSYELTFHSVHPYTRSLISAIPIADPRTSRESKRIVLSGDVPSPVNPPSGCRFRTRCPYADEQCAAQEPVWQEVSKGHYAACHHLDRVN; this is translated from the coding sequence ATGGAAGATAAGAGATTAGTTGAGGTCCAGAACCTGAAACAGTATTTCCCTGTTGCCAGCAGCAAGCTGTTTGAGAAAAAAGTGGTAAAGGCCGTGGATAATGTCTCTTTCTACCTTAATAAAGGAGAGACGCTGGGACTGGTTGGAGAGTCCGGCTGCGGTAAGACGACGACAGGACGTACGCTTCTGCGCCTTCATGAGCCGACCAGCGGCCGTATTCTCTATGATGGAGAGACGATTTTCGACAGCGGCGACGTGCCGGTGTACGGGGAAGACGGAAAGCCTCAGACGGCGGACGGAAAACCGGTATACGGCAAAAAGACGGCGGTCAACATGCTGCCTTACCGCCGGAAAATGCAGATTGTATTCCAGGACCCTTATGCAAGCCTGGATCCGCGTATGACCGTGGCCGATATTGTAGGAGAGGCCATTGACATTCATAAACTGGCATCCGGAAAGAAGGACAGACAGGAGCGCATTATCGAAATGCTGCGCCGCGTCGGCCTTAACTCCGAGCATGCGAACCGTTATCCTCATGAGTTCTCCGGCGGACAGAGACAGCGTGTCGGCATTGCCCGCGCACTGGCCGTGAACCCGGAATTCATCGTCTGCGATGAGCCTGTATCGGCCCTGGACGTATCCATCCAGGCCCAGGTTGTCAACATGTTTGAGGAACTCCAGGAAGAGATGGGCCTGACCTACCTGTTCATTGCCCATGATCTTTCAATTGTAAAGCACATTTCCAACCGAATCGGTGTTATGTATCTGGGGAACCTGGTGGAGCTGGCCGACAGCTATGAGCTGACGTTCCACAGCGTCCATCCATATACAAGGAGCCTGATCTCCGCAATTCCGATCGCGGATCCGAGAACCAGCAGGGAATCGAAACGTATCGTGCTGAGTGGCGACGTTCCAAGCCCGGTAAATCCGCCGTCCGGATGCCGGTTCAGAACGAGATGCCCGTATGCGGACGAGCAGTGCGCGGCTCAGGAACCCGTATGGCAGGAAGTGTCCAAAGGCCATTATGCAGCCTGCCACCACCTGGATCGGGTGAATTAG
- a CDS encoding peptide ABC transporter substrate-binding protein translates to MKKKVALLVAAAMLSTTVLAGCGGGSKGTDASKGSEQGSEQGTAATGESTGGVDIAVQIGPDPETLDPALNSAIDGANMIIHAFETLLTFDEENNIVPGQAESFDVSDDGLTYTFHLRDGLKWSDGSDLTAEDFVYSYKRLANPLTAAPYAYDMLNVVKGYDAVMALGEDATEEETLAAVDGLGVSAPDAKTFVVELASPCVYYDKISAFAVLSPVKKDIIEANGDQWAINPETYVGNGALRMKEWVPGSYILYEKNPYYWDADRVTVNTVKFVLMEDANASYSAYKTGEIIMAKDIPSEEVPSLAGTEDFHIAPIMGTYYISFNIQKAPFDNAKVREALSLAIDRKYIAETVTQGTYSPATNFVGPGISDATPGSSFEEVTRANNGGDFFNVDNYEADLEKAKQLLAEAGYPDGQGFPTIEYMTNDAKYHKPIAEYLQSAWKELGVNTDIKIVEWSTFTPTRRNGDFEIARNGWVYDYDDPSNMINLLETGNGNNDGKYSNPEFDALVKKARETADKEEHYKLLHEAENLALKDSAMAPVAYENDFWVQSPKLKGTWHSPYGYWYFMYATVEE, encoded by the coding sequence ATGAAGAAAAAAGTAGCATTACTGGTAGCAGCAGCTATGCTTTCCACCACAGTTCTTGCGGGCTGCGGCGGCGGTTCCAAGGGAACTGATGCGTCGAAGGGAAGCGAGCAGGGAAGCGAACAGGGGACAGCAGCAACAGGTGAATCAACAGGAGGGGTGGACATTGCAGTCCAGATCGGACCTGACCCGGAGACTCTTGATCCGGCGTTAAACTCCGCAATTGACGGAGCAAACATGATTATCCACGCATTTGAGACACTGCTCACATTTGACGAGGAGAACAACATCGTACCTGGACAGGCAGAATCGTTTGACGTATCGGATGACGGTTTAACCTATACGTTCCATCTGCGTGACGGATTAAAGTGGAGCGACGGTTCCGATTTGACGGCAGAGGACTTTGTATATTCCTACAAACGTCTTGCTAACCCGCTGACAGCAGCGCCATATGCTTACGACATGCTGAATGTGGTAAAAGGTTATGACGCAGTCATGGCTTTAGGCGAAGACGCAACAGAAGAAGAGACACTGGCTGCAGTAGACGGACTTGGTGTATCTGCACCTGATGCAAAGACATTTGTTGTTGAGCTTGCAAGCCCATGTGTATATTATGACAAGATTTCCGCTTTCGCAGTATTAAGCCCTGTAAAGAAAGACATCATTGAGGCAAATGGTGATCAGTGGGCAATTAATCCTGAGACATATGTTGGAAACGGCGCGCTCAGAATGAAAGAGTGGGTTCCGGGATCCTACATCCTTTATGAGAAAAACCCATACTACTGGGATGCAGACAGGGTTACCGTCAATACTGTAAAATTTGTATTAATGGAAGATGCCAACGCATCATACAGTGCATATAAGACAGGCGAGATTATTATGGCAAAAGATATTCCTTCCGAGGAAGTTCCAAGCCTGGCAGGAACAGAAGATTTCCATATTGCTCCAATCATGGGAACCTACTACATTTCCTTCAATATTCAGAAAGCGCCGTTCGACAATGCAAAAGTGCGTGAAGCATTAAGCCTTGCAATCGATCGTAAATACATTGCTGAGACAGTAACACAGGGAACTTATTCCCCGGCTACTAACTTCGTAGGCCCTGGTATCTCCGATGCCACACCAGGTTCCTCCTTCGAGGAAGTTACAAGAGCAAACAACGGAGGCGACTTCTTTAATGTAGACAACTACGAGGCCGACCTTGAAAAGGCAAAACAGCTTCTCGCAGAGGCCGGTTACCCGGATGGACAGGGATTCCCGACCATCGAGTACATGACAAACGACGCTAAATACCACAAACCAATCGCCGAGTATTTACAGAGCGCATGGAAAGAGCTTGGAGTCAACACGGATATCAAGATCGTTGAGTGGTCTACCTTCACACCAACCCGTCGTAACGGTGACTTCGAGATCGCACGTAACGGCTGGGTATATGACTATGACGATCCGTCCAACATGATCAACCTGTTAGAGACAGGAAACGGTAACAATGATGGTAAATACAGCAATCCTGAATTCGATGCCCTTGTTAAAAAAGCACGTGAAACGGCTGATAAGGAAGAGCATTACAAACTGCTTCACGAAGCAGAGAACCTGGCATTAAAAGACAGCGCTATGGCGCCTGTTGCATACGAGAATGACTTCTGGGTACAGAGCCCGAAATTAAAGGGTACATGGCATTCTCCTTACGGATACTGGTACTTTATGTACGCTACGGTTGAAGAATAA